In a genomic window of Polycladomyces abyssicola:
- a CDS encoding class I SAM-dependent methyltransferase: protein MNRQVTEAFDALADRYEKETDGIRPYNAFYERPAMMRMIPDVLSGLHVLDAGCAAGWYSEQLLRKGACVTAVDASLRMVEAAKRRVGARADVRLHNLEDSLPFETEQFDWIVCSLTLHYLPDWTSLLAEFARVLKPNGRLLFSTHHPFMDYVQFDQTDYFAVTLLRDQWTAGDRKVEVHFYRRPSRKKQTPERTERKRGK, encoded by the coding sequence TTGAACAGGCAAGTGACAGAAGCTTTCGATGCATTGGCCGATCGTTACGAAAAAGAGACCGACGGGATTCGACCGTATAACGCCTTTTACGAGCGGCCAGCGATGATGAGGATGATACCGGACGTTCTGTCCGGGTTGCATGTGTTGGATGCCGGTTGTGCTGCGGGGTGGTACAGTGAGCAGTTGCTTCGAAAGGGAGCCTGCGTGACGGCCGTCGATGCGAGCCTCCGTATGGTGGAGGCGGCAAAAAGGCGAGTGGGCGCCCGAGCGGACGTGCGATTACACAATCTGGAAGATTCACTTCCATTTGAAACGGAACAATTCGATTGGATTGTTTGTTCGCTGACGTTGCACTATTTGCCTGATTGGACGTCTTTATTGGCCGAATTTGCCAGGGTGTTGAAGCCGAACGGACGACTGCTGTTTTCTACTCATCACCCTTTCATGGATTATGTGCAATTCGACCAAACGGATTATTTTGCCGTTACTTTGTTGCGGGATCAGTGGACCGCAGGAGATCGAAAGGTGGAAGTGCATTTTTATCGGCGACCGAGCAGAAAAAAGCAGACTCCAGAAAGAACCGAAAGGAAGAGGGGAAAGTGA
- a CDS encoding acyl-CoA mutase large subunit family protein produces the protein MTKRTFDDAYQEWKEKTESSLTKFPERKQSFVTPSGIEVDRLYVGNAENPSDWERIGFPGEYPYTRGIRPTMYRGRLWTMRQYAGFGSAEETNRRFRYLLEQGQTGLSVAFDLPTQIGYDSDDPMAKGEVGKVGVAIDSLEDMERLLEGIPLDQVSTSMTINAPASVLLAMYIAVGEKQGVPSHQLRGTIQNDILKEYIARGTYIFPPQPSMRLITDVFAYCAEHVPKWNTISISGYHIREAGSTAVQEVAFTLANGIAYVEAAVKAGLDVDQFAPRLSFFFNAHNHFFEEIAKFRAARRLWARIMRERFGARDPRSWQLRFHTQTGGSTLTAQQPDNNIVRVTLQALAAVLGGTQSLHTNARDEALALPTEESARIALRTQQIIAYESGVADTVDPLGGSYFVEALTDRIEEEAVRYIQKIDDLGGAVSAVEQGYMQREIHRVALETQRRIESGEEVVVGMNRFRLEDEPQPPLHRVDPALERKQVERVQSLRARRDGQRVQETLAALKRAAEGTDNLMPHILACVKAYATVGEICHALRDVFGEYQPV, from the coding sequence GTGACCAAGCGGACATTTGATGACGCTTACCAGGAGTGGAAAGAGAAAACCGAATCTTCTTTGACAAAATTTCCGGAACGAAAGCAATCTTTCGTCACCCCTTCCGGAATTGAAGTGGATCGATTATATGTCGGTAACGCCGAAAACCCGTCAGATTGGGAACGGATCGGGTTTCCCGGCGAATATCCGTATACCCGCGGTATCCGGCCGACCATGTATCGCGGTCGCCTCTGGACGATGCGCCAGTATGCGGGATTCGGTTCGGCGGAGGAGACCAACCGGCGTTTCCGTTATCTGTTGGAACAAGGTCAAACGGGATTGAGCGTCGCATTCGATCTGCCCACACAGATCGGGTACGACTCCGATGACCCCATGGCAAAAGGGGAAGTGGGCAAAGTCGGGGTGGCGATCGATTCGTTGGAAGATATGGAACGCTTGTTGGAAGGGATTCCCCTGGATCAGGTCAGCACCTCCATGACGATCAATGCACCGGCCAGCGTGTTGTTGGCGATGTACATCGCCGTCGGTGAGAAACAGGGTGTTCCTTCCCACCAGTTGCGAGGCACGATTCAAAACGACATCCTGAAGGAATACATTGCCCGTGGAACGTACATTTTTCCACCCCAACCGTCGATGCGGCTGATCACGGACGTCTTTGCCTATTGTGCGGAGCACGTGCCCAAATGGAACACCATCAGTATCAGCGGATACCATATTCGGGAGGCAGGATCGACGGCCGTACAGGAGGTCGCATTTACGCTGGCCAACGGCATCGCCTATGTGGAAGCGGCGGTAAAAGCGGGGTTGGACGTGGATCAGTTCGCGCCGCGACTGTCGTTTTTCTTCAACGCGCACAATCACTTTTTCGAGGAAATTGCCAAGTTCCGCGCCGCGCGCCGTTTGTGGGCACGCATCATGCGCGAGCGATTCGGTGCCCGCGATCCTCGGTCGTGGCAACTGCGTTTTCACACGCAGACCGGCGGTTCCACATTGACCGCGCAACAACCGGACAACAACATCGTCCGTGTCACGTTGCAAGCGCTGGCGGCGGTGTTGGGCGGTACGCAAAGCCTGCACACCAATGCGCGCGACGAAGCCTTGGCACTCCCGACAGAAGAATCGGCCCGGATCGCCCTCCGCACCCAGCAGATCATCGCCTATGAGAGCGGGGTGGCCGATACGGTCGATCCGTTGGGCGGTTCGTATTTTGTCGAGGCGCTGACAGACCGGATCGAAGAAGAAGCGGTTCGCTACATTCAAAAAATTGATGATTTGGGTGGCGCGGTGTCTGCAGTGGAGCAAGGGTACATGCAACGGGAAATCCACCGCGTCGCATTGGAGACGCAGCGCAGAATTGAGTCCGGGGAAGAAGTGGTGGTTGGTATGAACCGTTTCCGATTGGAAGACGAACCCCAGCCGCCTTTGCATCGCGTCGATCCCGCTTTGGAGCGGAAACAGGTGGAACGGGTGCAGTCATTGCGTGCAAGACGGGACGGGCAACGCGTGCAAGAGACATTGGCCGCGTTGAAACGGGCGGCGGAAGGAACGGACAACCTGATGCCCCACATTCTCGCTTGTGTGAAGGCGTACGCTACGGTAGGGGAGATTTGCCATGCGTTGCGCGACGTGTTTGGCGAGTATCAACCGGTGTAA
- a CDS encoding cobalamin B12-binding domain-containing protein, with protein sequence MNRPIRVLVAKPGLDGHDRGALIIAQALRDEGMEVIYTGLRQSPAQIVATAIQEDVDVIGLSCLSGAHNELFPEVTRLLKEQGADDIIVIGGGVIPQEDIPFLKQHGIAEVFTSGTTTKETAAFIRQAVKAREAQT encoded by the coding sequence ATGAATCGACCTATTCGCGTGTTGGTGGCCAAACCGGGATTGGACGGACATGACCGTGGCGCGTTAATCATTGCGCAGGCGCTTCGCGATGAAGGGATGGAGGTCATCTATACGGGCTTGCGCCAGTCGCCCGCACAAATCGTGGCAACGGCGATCCAGGAAGACGTGGACGTCATCGGACTTTCCTGTTTGTCCGGAGCGCATAACGAGTTGTTTCCGGAAGTAACGAGACTGTTGAAGGAACAAGGGGCTGACGACATCATCGTGATCGGTGGCGGGGTCATTCCGCAGGAGGATATTCCGTTTCTGAAACAGCACGGGATCGCGGAGGTATTCACGTCCGGCACCACCACTAAGGAGACGGCAGCATTTATCCGTCAAGCGGTGAAAGCGAGGGAAGCACAAACATGA
- the mce gene encoding methylmalonyl-CoA epimerase: protein MNRWQAPRQISHIGIAVRSLDEAIPLYRDILGLAWEGTETVESEQVRVAFFRIGETRIELLEPLSPESAIAKYLEKRGEGIHHIALEVDDIERRLSELEDQGVRLIHEQPKQGAHNAKVAFLHPKSTGGVLFELCEHETDSPK from the coding sequence ATGAATCGCTGGCAGGCACCCCGCCAGATCAGTCACATCGGCATCGCTGTGCGTAGTTTGGATGAGGCGATTCCATTGTATCGCGATATATTGGGCTTGGCATGGGAAGGAACGGAGACGGTAGAGAGTGAGCAAGTACGCGTCGCCTTTTTCCGGATCGGTGAAACCCGGATCGAGCTGTTGGAGCCCCTGTCACCGGAAAGCGCCATCGCCAAATACCTGGAAAAGCGAGGAGAGGGTATTCATCATATCGCATTGGAGGTGGATGATATCGAAAGGCGCCTGTCCGAGTTGGAGGATCAGGGCGTCCGGCTCATTCACGAACAGCCCAAGCAAGGGGCGCACAATGCGAAAGTAGCTTTCCTCCATCCCAAGTCGACGGGCGGTGTCCTGTTCGAGTTATGTGAACATGAGACGGATTCACCGAAATAA
- a CDS encoding acyl-CoA carboxylase subunit beta: MEGGETVHEKIEELAEKRRRVEMGGGEEKIRSQHEKGKLTARERIDLLLDEGTFVELNPFVEHRATHFGMDKVSAPGEGVVTGYGKINGRPVYVFAQDFTVFGGALGEMHAMKIARIMDLAAKNGAPIIGLNDSGGARIQEGVVSLDGYGHIFYRNSIYSGVIPQISVIMGPCAGGAVYSPAITDFVVMVEKTSQMFITGPKVIETVTGETITSEDLGGARVHASVSGNAHFTAPTEAEALDQVRRLLSYLPQNNMEDPPRVYAPDDDGWVEELAEVVPVEGTKVYDVLEVIRRVVDEGSFLEVQERFARNIVVGFGRIAGQTVGIVANQPKVMAGGLDIDSSDKLSRFVRFCDCFNIPLITFVDVTGFFPGVNQEHRGIIRHGAKILYAYSEATVPKITVITRKAYGGAYVALNSKAIGADLVYAWPSAEVAVMGPEGAANIIFSKEIRESDNPEATRAARIAEYREKFANPYVAASMGMVDDVIDPRETRKKLREALEMLRNKRESRPPKKHGNIPL; encoded by the coding sequence ATGGAAGGGGGAGAAACCGTGCACGAAAAAATTGAGGAATTGGCTGAAAAAAGACGTCGAGTGGAGATGGGTGGGGGCGAAGAAAAAATCCGCTCCCAGCACGAAAAGGGGAAGCTGACCGCCCGGGAGCGGATCGATCTGCTGTTGGATGAAGGTACGTTCGTGGAGCTCAATCCGTTTGTGGAGCACCGGGCGACTCATTTCGGGATGGACAAGGTGTCCGCTCCGGGGGAAGGGGTGGTCACAGGGTACGGAAAAATCAACGGTCGGCCCGTATATGTGTTTGCTCAGGACTTCACGGTCTTCGGCGGTGCCCTGGGTGAGATGCATGCGATGAAAATCGCGCGTATAATGGACTTGGCGGCCAAAAACGGAGCGCCGATCATCGGATTGAATGATTCTGGCGGCGCCCGGATTCAAGAAGGGGTCGTCTCACTGGACGGTTACGGACATATTTTTTACCGCAATTCGATTTACTCCGGCGTGATTCCGCAGATCTCGGTCATCATGGGTCCGTGTGCCGGCGGTGCGGTCTATTCGCCTGCCATTACGGATTTCGTGGTGATGGTGGAAAAAACGAGCCAAATGTTTATCACCGGGCCCAAAGTGATCGAAACAGTGACAGGCGAGACCATCACTTCGGAGGATCTCGGCGGGGCACGGGTCCACGCATCCGTGAGCGGAAATGCGCATTTCACGGCGCCGACGGAGGCGGAAGCCCTCGATCAAGTGCGCCGACTGCTCAGTTATCTGCCGCAAAACAACATGGAGGATCCGCCGCGCGTCTACGCACCGGACGACGACGGATGGGTAGAGGAATTGGCTGAGGTCGTCCCGGTGGAAGGAACCAAAGTATATGACGTACTGGAAGTGATTCGGCGCGTGGTGGACGAGGGATCGTTTCTGGAAGTGCAGGAGCGGTTCGCCCGCAACATCGTCGTTGGTTTCGGACGGATCGCTGGGCAGACGGTCGGCATTGTCGCCAATCAGCCCAAGGTGATGGCGGGTGGGTTGGACATCGATTCTTCCGACAAGCTGAGCCGATTTGTCCGTTTCTGTGATTGTTTCAACATCCCGCTGATCACGTTTGTCGACGTGACCGGGTTTTTCCCCGGCGTCAACCAGGAACACCGTGGTATCATCCGGCATGGTGCCAAAATCCTGTATGCCTACTCGGAGGCGACTGTTCCCAAAATTACCGTCATCACGCGCAAGGCGTACGGCGGCGCATACGTAGCACTCAACAGTAAAGCGATCGGTGCCGATCTTGTCTACGCTTGGCCCAGCGCTGAAGTGGCGGTGATGGGACCGGAAGGGGCGGCCAACATCATCTTCAGCAAGGAAATCCGGGAAAGCGATAATCCCGAGGCGACGCGGGCTGCGCGTATCGCTGAATACCGGGAGAAATTTGCCAACCCGTATGTGGCCGCTTCGATGGGCATGGTGGACGATGTGATCGATCCCCGCGAGACGAGAAAAAAGCTGCGGGAAGCCCTGGAGATGCTGCGAAACAAACGGGAAAGCCGCCCGCCCAAAAAACACGGCAATATTCCGTTGTAA